The Alnus glutinosa chromosome 3, dhAlnGlut1.1, whole genome shotgun sequence nucleotide sequence GCCCCCAAAGCTAAGCCGAAAACTAGTAAGCCAAAAGggcttcaagataaacaaaaaaactGCAGCAGTTTCAGAATCCTGCAGCACCTACAGAGAACACCTTAAAGCCTCATCACTTTCAACCAAGTCAGCGACCCCAGCACACTCGGTCAGACACCACAACACAACATGCAACTACACTCTGTAGCAGCTACCAAGATCACTGCTCAGAATACTACGAAAAACAACAGTTATCCAGCCTCAAAACTCTGCTCAGCCACAACAGATAACTACACCAGTACACCAACTCTGCTCAGCCACAGCAGTGAAACCAATTTCACAAGCAGACCCTACTCAAACTACGTTTCCAAAGTACTCTCCAACAGGTCCCATTTGTTGCATAAATCTTCATTTTCCTTCTCGGAAATCTGCCCTTTTAAATCACCCGTGTTCTAACTTCCCAGAATATTTTCTGAACAATCTTCTCCTCGGTAAGCAACTGATTTCTATGCCTACTATTATTTCTCTCCCTCCAGATGTTCTAAACTGCAAAACCAGCTGGCATAAAACAACTTTTAGCCCTTTATCCTTCCAATCCTTTACTCCACTCTCCACAATGGCATCCCACTCATAAGGAGGGCTTTCACTCAAACACTTTTTCAGATTTCCCAACCAAACTCTGTTCCAGAAACtacattcaaaaaacaaatgaatataAATACACATTCTAATACAACTCTAGAATAACTTATAAGGGGAAGCAAGCAATTTCATGCAGAGCTCTTGGTCGAACAGGTTTAGGCATCGATTTATGAATGGGGGCCTTTCAGCAGCGATGCTCAGCAGAAAAGAATACAGTCATCAGTATTTGCAATTTGAATCTCCCCCACCTTTTGTAATATTGAACTTTACCACCCTCTTCACCAATGAAAAGCCTGAAATTTCATGCAATTTCAATCACTTTCTAAATCTTAAACAATAATGGAATTCTGCTTTCGTATGCTCTGCAATTTGAATAACTTCCTGAATATTACACGATAATAGAAATCTAGATGAAAGCGGACAGAATCAGCACTGGATGAAACAAATTATTTTGTCATACTTCATTCCAATAGAAATCAGCATTATAGTGGACATGTTGATGTTTTTACTATTGCTTAAGACCAATAGATCTAATTGCTCTTGTACAGTTCAAAAAGTTTTCACTTGGGACGTTTTGTGAGAGGAAAGGACACTCTTTGAGGAGTATGCTGCGGCATATCTGTCTTCTGTTCTTGTGAGAGGTTGGGATCAGCACCCTCTTCGTCCTCCTCGGTTTCTTCAACTGCAGGGGAAGGTTGCTTCTTTGGGATTGCAAGTTGGTAGTTGGGGCTGAGCAGCGTGTCCTGTTCAGGCGGGAGAGGAATACCAGGGCCAGCTATTGACCTTGGCAATGGTATTTTGTTCCGGTTTCGAGCCAGCTCTAGTAGGACCTGGTGGATGATTAATTGAGTACATGCATCACATATCTTTCAGCATAAAATAACACTGGTTATTATGGGGGTGAGAGAGTTTAAGCCGAAATCTTGTCAAGTGAACATAAAATGTGAGTACGAAGAAAATTATGCATTAAAAGCTTATGTAAATCCTATTGTTGCAAAATATTCAAGCAATATCCTATAGTTTTTTATTGGTGATTTGCTACATAAATTGTGGCAATAGCAATCCAAATCGACCAAGAAAACATTTAGAAATAGTTAAGGAAACGTTGCCTCTGCCCCAAAGGCCAAAACTACTGATACAACATTAGCTAAGAACGTATAAATAGTTAAGGAATTCTGACCATAGTCTGTGCAGAACTGTTAGAAATTgtgcttttcaaaattttcaaatatccaCTTGCAAACTCCATGGAAGCTGCCTCCAAGTTCCttttaagtaattgaaatagcattaaaaagtGGAAAGTGCAACCCAGGTGCACATGAagcatacaagagaaacacttagctacaaggaaaaaaaaaaaaaccatgaaaaCTAAGCAAATAAGAAAAGACAAATGCAACTATTCCAAGGTAAAGACTAAAGAGACTAAAGCTTCACCACCGTCCTCTCGCGGTCCTCgaagatttctttccttccaaaataCCACAAAAGGCATGCaagcaccatcttccacagTTGCACTATGAGGGCTACCAAATAACCCCCTCCAACACGCAAACAAGTCTACCACTtgtctaggcatgacccaagacaGCCCCACATGACTGAAGATAGCATTCTATAAAGCACAAGCAACCTTATAATGGAAAAGAAGATGATACACAGACTCCATGTTCCTCTTACATATACAATATCAATCGACCACAATGACATGTCGCTTCCTAAGGTTATCCATGGTAAAGATCTTTCTTAGGGCGGctgaccaagcaaaaaaaacCGCTCTCAAAGGAACCCTAATTTGTCAAATACTCTTCTAAGGGAATGGAATGCTTTCATTACGAAAAATGACactagaaagatctaacatcaaacaaccctcttttggaaTGAGCCCAAAAAAACTTGTCTCCATCTCCCCGTCTCACTCAAACGGagtacaacaaattgaaaaatgaagcaaagatatctacctcccaatcatgagctgCTCTAATAAAACGTAAGTTTTATAATGGGAGCCACTAGAAAGCTTCAAATGAACAACTACAAAAGCATTCTTAACGCAAACAAAACTATATCAATtcggaaaagcttccttaagggccttatccccacaccacaggtcatgccaaaatctaatcttgaAGCCATCTCCCACTTCAAATCTGGTATGACTAAAAACCATCCCCCAAACCCTCCTAATATTATTCTATAACCCCACCCCATACAACCCAAGAgactcattagaacaccactcACCTCCCAAGCTGCCTTATTTAGAACCCACCACAACTCTAAATCTAGAAGAGAGCCAAAGTTCTTAACAACTTAAATCTTATAAGAGACTATTAGCTCTTGAACTTCAACAACTCTCAGAGATCACTTCCATAGTTCACATCAGAGAAATCATACgtcaataaataatttttttttaaaggtaagaaaataaatagcattaaaaaagcgtataggcgcccctaagcatacatgaagtatacaaagacaccaaaacaaaagaaaaacagaaatcaAAGGAAGAACACCtggaaaaacccaaaaaacagaagaaaggcTACATTAAACCCCTAACCTCTTGCCTCTAACCCGGCTAGAACCCACACCCCAAGCATCGAAATTGATCAAGCATTCTACATTCTTAacctctcttttcccttttttcttagGAGCAGAGGCAGAGTGCTACCCTTCATCAACTAAAGTCAAGAAATCCAGAAAACTCTTCTCAGTCCTCTTGAAAAAAAACACCATCGTGCGAAAACAAGACCTAGCATCTTGCACTACCCTGGGGTATACAACAACCCCTTCCTCAGGATCATCCCCCTtcgaagattcacccacctcGAAGACCTAAGAAGACTGCTGGTCCCTCCAAAACATACCAAATAAAAACTAGGGAGAACACTCATACACCTAGGAGTACAGCCTCAGTGGAAACAAAAGCCACTGAAAAGAGGAAGGGAACCCCCCAATGACAAACGGATACGAAAAAGCAGGCCCAACACCACCAAATGAGGGCTGGGCAACCGAAGCCCCTCCCCCACCCAGCATCGTTGAGGATTGGTCCACAGACCCGATAGGGAGATGAGAAGGAACACCCAAAGACTCCGCTAGTGGAACATTGATCGCTGCCACAACCTCAAGAATCAGAGAAGCGTCCATCTGTGCTACATTGCATTTCTTCGCTTTCCGGTAATATCTCTATACCTGCTTAGAATCTGACAGGAAGATGGGAGCCCCACACTCCGACATCACCGGACAAGACAAGCAAAGCCTTTCACCCAAGGTAGCCGCCCCTGTAAAAGTAGCTCCGAAAGATTCAGACCCACCAACAATGCCAACTGGCTCGGGAGAAAACCCCTCAGACCTAAGAGAAGCATTCAAGGACGCCGAAGACAAACTTAAGGCAATAAATATATTACCTTAATAGCTTAAGGCAAACTGAATTCAATTTCTAATGGAGTTTAAAGACCAAGACATAGATGATTTAGCATAGTATGGCAGATTGTAAGCCAAAGTTACCTCTCTTGGTGGTGGTTGGGAGAAGCTAAGATTGACTTTTGACTGAATGGCAAGCTTGACATCATCACAGTCTATTGCAGCCTTTCCAGCATGCTCGGAGTAGACCTGTGAATCTGTCAATATATCAACTACATATCGATACCACAGTTCCAGAAATTGGTGTATAACACGAGGTTCATAGTCCTCAACACCCATAGATTTCAGCAGTGACTTCACAATCTGAGCATCCCTTGGCAAGTCCTCATCTCCCTCAG carries:
- the LOC133864751 gene encoding transcription initiation factor TFIID subunit 9, whose product is MAEGDEDLPRDAQIVKSLLKSMGVEDYEPRVIHQFLELWYRYVVDILTDSQVYSEHAGKAAIDCDDVKLAIQSKVNLSFSQPPPREVLLELARNRNKIPLPRSIAGPGIPLPPEQDTLLSPNYQLAIPKKQPSPAVEETEEDEEGADPNLSQEQKTDMPQHTPQRVSFPLTKRPK